The Mycolicibacterium mageritense genome contains a region encoding:
- a CDS encoding amidase: MTVHPPEPANLEQASAAYDLGLSTRELAEFAPHVEDMLASWDVVAELHREIEPPTVTRAWAKPAHNPFGAWYVTCDITSTGAGLLAGRTVAIKDNIAVAGVPMMNGSALVEGYLPNQDATVVTRLLAAGATITGKAVCEDLCFSGASHTAATGPVRNPWDHTRTTGGSSSGSAALVAAGVVDLAIGGDQGGSVRLPAAFTGIVGHKPTHGLVPYTGAFPIEQTLDHLGPMTRTVADAALVLDVIAGPDGLDPRQRDGRDGPTFTDELTRPTAGLRVGVLTEGFGHPESAPGVDAAVRGAVDVLRAEGLLCEEVSIPWHHHGKRIWDVIAVEGGTAQMVDGNAYGRNWQGRYDPALIEHYGSRRRADGSSFPDTVKLVLLAGRHTLDRHHGVHYAMARNLVPRLRAAYDEALSRFDLLVMPTTPILASPIPGSDAPLEEYLARALEMMANTATFDVTGHPACSVPAGLVDGLPVGMMIVGRHLDDATVLRVAHTFEHACGGFPTAPDGAS, translated from the coding sequence ATGACCGTGCATCCTCCAGAACCCGCAAATCTCGAACAAGCCTCTGCTGCATACGATCTCGGTCTGTCCACACGCGAATTGGCTGAGTTCGCCCCGCACGTCGAAGACATGCTGGCCTCCTGGGATGTGGTCGCCGAATTGCACAGGGAGATCGAGCCACCCACCGTCACACGTGCCTGGGCGAAGCCGGCGCACAACCCTTTTGGCGCCTGGTACGTCACATGCGACATCACCTCGACCGGCGCGGGCCTGTTGGCGGGCCGGACGGTGGCTATCAAGGACAACATCGCCGTGGCCGGTGTGCCGATGATGAACGGCTCAGCGTTGGTCGAAGGCTACCTCCCTAACCAGGATGCCACCGTGGTGACCCGGCTGCTGGCCGCCGGCGCAACCATCACCGGCAAGGCCGTCTGCGAGGATCTCTGCTTCTCCGGTGCGTCGCACACCGCCGCCACCGGTCCGGTTCGCAATCCCTGGGACCACACCCGGACAACGGGTGGATCCTCCAGCGGCAGTGCCGCTCTGGTCGCGGCCGGGGTGGTCGATCTCGCGATCGGCGGTGACCAGGGCGGCTCGGTTCGACTGCCTGCCGCGTTCACCGGGATCGTCGGGCACAAGCCGACACACGGGCTGGTCCCCTACACCGGCGCGTTCCCCATCGAGCAGACCCTCGACCACCTCGGTCCGATGACCCGCACCGTCGCCGACGCGGCGCTGGTTCTCGACGTGATCGCCGGACCTGATGGCCTGGATCCCCGACAGCGCGATGGGCGCGACGGGCCCACGTTCACCGACGAGCTGACCCGGCCCACAGCAGGGCTGCGGGTGGGTGTGCTGACCGAGGGCTTCGGGCACCCGGAGTCGGCGCCGGGCGTCGACGCCGCCGTCCGCGGCGCCGTCGACGTCCTACGCGCCGAAGGGTTGCTCTGCGAGGAGGTTTCGATACCCTGGCACCACCACGGCAAGCGGATCTGGGATGTGATCGCGGTCGAGGGTGGTACCGCCCAGATGGTCGACGGCAACGCCTACGGCAGAAACTGGCAGGGTCGGTACGACCCCGCGCTCATCGAGCACTACGGAAGCCGACGCCGCGCCGATGGCTCCTCCTTCCCGGACACCGTGAAGCTCGTGCTGCTGGCCGGCCGCCACACCCTCGATCGGCACCACGGCGTGCACTATGCGATGGCCCGCAACCTCGTTCCGCGCCTGCGAGCCGCCTACGACGAGGCCTTGTCGCGCTTCGACCTCCTCGTCATGCCCACCACGCCCATCCTTGCCAGCCCGATACCGGGAAGCGATGCGCCACTGGAGGAATACCTGGCGCGGGCATTGGAGATGATGGCCAATACCGCCACTTTCGACGTGACGGGCCATCCTGCGTGCAGCGTCCCGGCCGGCTTGGTCGACGGACTGCCGGTCGGGATGATGATCGTGGGCCGCCACCTCGACGATGCCACGGTCCTGCGGGTTGCGCACACCTTCGAGCACGCCTGCGGGGGCTTTCCCACTGCGCCGGATGGGGCATCATGA
- a CDS encoding ABC transporter permease yields MTTVLTEPSAAPTRPVRRRTATASPRSRRIILHTMQVLIVVTALSAWEFGARSGAISSFLFGSPSAVWNVLQTRAVSGELWSDIGITSTEVILGFLIGAVGGSVLGLLLWYSQFVADLTSPFIAAVGSIPVLAVAPLTIIWFGTEMTSKVVIVAFSCVVVSLTTSYRGARRTDPDLINLMKSFGASRSQIFRKLVVPSAMTWVVSGLKLNIGFALVGAIVGEYISSDAGVGHMILLGSSNFTISLVIAGIAIVMVMVLVFNLLVSAVERFLGHWERS; encoded by the coding sequence ATGACCACCGTGCTGACCGAGCCGTCGGCCGCCCCCACACGACCGGTCCGGCGGCGGACGGCGACCGCATCGCCGCGCAGCCGGCGGATCATCCTGCACACCATGCAAGTACTGATCGTCGTAACCGCGTTGTCCGCATGGGAGTTCGGCGCCCGTAGCGGTGCCATCAGTTCATTCCTCTTCGGCAGCCCCAGTGCGGTGTGGAACGTACTACAGACCCGCGCGGTCTCCGGTGAGCTGTGGTCCGACATCGGCATCACCAGCACGGAGGTCATCCTCGGATTCCTGATCGGCGCCGTCGGTGGATCCGTCCTCGGCCTGCTGCTGTGGTACTCGCAATTCGTCGCGGATCTGACGTCACCGTTCATCGCGGCCGTCGGGTCGATCCCGGTTCTGGCGGTCGCGCCATTGACAATCATCTGGTTCGGCACCGAGATGACATCCAAGGTCGTGATCGTCGCGTTCTCGTGTGTGGTCGTGTCATTGACCACCTCCTACCGCGGCGCCCGACGCACCGATCCCGACCTGATCAACCTGATGAAGTCGTTCGGCGCCTCCCGCTCCCAGATCTTCCGCAAACTCGTTGTGCCGTCAGCGATGACATGGGTGGTATCGGGTTTGAAGCTCAACATCGGCTTCGCACTGGTCGGCGCAATCGTCGGCGAATACATCAGTTCCGACGCCGGTGTTGGTCACATGATCCTGCTCGGCAGCTCCAATTTCACCATCAGCCTCGTCATCGCCGGCATCGCCATCGTCATGGTCATGGTGCTGGTCTTCAACCTCCTCGTCAGCGCTGTGGAGCGCTTTCTTGGTCATTGGGAAAGGTCATGA
- a CDS encoding FAD-dependent oxidoreductase yields the protein MHIRSLKRQIIALSRTAAAGGRSPVAHHPFVIHGALLKILVSGGGIAGLACALEFGRRGHDVTVIERAPHLRLTGTPIDIRGDAIEAVEKMGLLTRIQARRVRMSEQTQFLDIHGEPIARMPIAEIGDSDDDIEILREDLVGILADAVSDAATIRFDDSIKVLAHSDDHVDAQFASGRTARYDLVVGADGQYSAVRRLVFGPDEHCLRHLGVYFALAHLPDEPHTEGANSIYNVPGRMAGVFRYGGKTVAVFEFRSESVDYDPDDVDGKKQILFDAFADYRSWRIPELLEAARVDPAFYFSAASQVHLTSWHRGRVVLVGDAGYCAAFLSGRGTSLALTGARFLAEELDRDRDHTTAFARYEARQRPYVTFAQGRVASGRDRVLPATWADIAARNQALKAASTRIL from the coding sequence ATGCATATACGCTCGCTAAAGCGACAAATTATCGCTTTAAGTAGGACGGCCGCAGCCGGCGGCCGTTCACCCGTCGCCCACCACCCCTTCGTGATCCATGGAGCGCTGTTGAAAATTCTTGTGTCTGGCGGCGGCATAGCCGGATTGGCGTGTGCGCTGGAATTCGGCCGCCGCGGCCACGATGTCACGGTGATCGAACGCGCTCCCCACCTCCGGCTCACAGGCACCCCGATCGACATCCGCGGGGATGCCATCGAAGCCGTGGAAAAGATGGGACTGCTCACGCGAATTCAGGCACGCCGCGTCCGGATGTCTGAGCAAACACAGTTTCTCGACATACACGGCGAACCGATCGCCCGGATGCCCATCGCAGAGATCGGCGACTCCGATGACGACATCGAGATCCTGCGCGAGGATCTCGTAGGCATCCTGGCCGATGCTGTTTCGGACGCAGCGACCATCCGCTTCGATGACTCCATCAAGGTCTTGGCCCACAGCGACGACCACGTCGACGCACAATTCGCATCGGGCCGGACCGCGCGGTACGACCTCGTTGTCGGCGCCGACGGCCAGTACTCCGCGGTCCGCCGACTGGTGTTCGGGCCCGACGAGCACTGCCTGAGACACCTCGGCGTGTACTTCGCCCTCGCCCATCTTCCCGATGAGCCTCACACTGAGGGCGCGAACTCGATATACAACGTTCCCGGCCGAATGGCAGGTGTGTTCCGATACGGGGGTAAGACGGTCGCAGTTTTCGAGTTCCGCTCGGAATCAGTCGATTATGATCCCGACGACGTGGACGGCAAGAAGCAGATCCTGTTCGACGCTTTTGCCGACTACCGGTCGTGGCGTATCCCAGAGCTGCTCGAGGCAGCACGCGTCGATCCTGCCTTCTACTTCTCTGCCGCGAGTCAAGTTCACCTGACCTCTTGGCACCGTGGTCGCGTCGTGCTCGTCGGGGACGCCGGCTACTGCGCGGCGTTCCTGTCCGGCCGGGGCACTTCGCTGGCCCTCACCGGTGCGCGGTTCCTCGCCGAAGAACTGGATCGAGATCGCGACCACACCACGGCATTCGCGCGGTACGAAGCCCGGCAACGCCCGTATGTGACGTTCGCTCAGGGCCGAGTGGCCAGTGGCCGCGATCGCGTCCTTCCTGCAACCTGGGCCGACATTGCCGCCCGCAATCAAGCCCTGAAAGCGGCCAGCACCCGAATACTTTGA
- a CDS encoding helix-turn-helix domain-containing protein: protein MDGPGPLGEFLQARRARTRPEDIGVPDFGGRRRVQGLRRDEVAHLAGVSVSYYTRLEQGISRGASAEVLEAIAGALQLDTHEREHLERLAGAARRAPRPRRPRPEKVSAETRDLLRALDGVPALVLGRRTDVLAWNQLGHALLAGHVDRAAVDDVVNRPNMSKMVFLDGHKRELYADWRRKARAVVGNLRIAVGRYPDDRDLAALIGELTMNSPEFVTIWGDHRITPCDAASYDLHHPVVGALTVTQQTLAIARSPGQSLIVVTTVAGSPSERALALLRTLGTPVHDRASSERARL from the coding sequence ATGGACGGACCTGGGCCGCTGGGAGAATTTCTACAGGCGCGGCGTGCACGTACCCGGCCCGAGGACATCGGTGTGCCGGACTTCGGTGGGCGCCGACGGGTGCAGGGTCTGCGTCGCGACGAGGTCGCGCACCTGGCGGGAGTCAGCGTGTCTTACTACACGCGGCTCGAGCAGGGCATCTCCCGTGGCGCGTCAGCCGAGGTTCTGGAAGCGATTGCCGGTGCGCTACAACTCGATACGCACGAGCGTGAACACCTCGAACGGTTGGCCGGGGCTGCGCGGCGGGCACCTCGGCCGCGGCGCCCGCGGCCGGAAAAGGTGAGCGCCGAGACGCGGGATCTGCTGCGTGCCCTCGACGGGGTGCCGGCGCTGGTGCTGGGCCGGCGCACCGATGTGCTGGCGTGGAATCAGCTGGGGCACGCCCTGCTGGCCGGACACGTGGACCGGGCCGCCGTGGACGATGTGGTGAACCGGCCCAACATGAGCAAAATGGTGTTCCTGGACGGACACAAGCGCGAGCTCTATGCGGACTGGCGGCGCAAGGCCAGGGCAGTGGTGGGCAATCTGCGCATCGCCGTGGGGCGGTATCCGGACGACCGTGATCTTGCCGCTCTCATCGGTGAGCTGACGATGAACAGCCCGGAGTTCGTCACGATTTGGGGCGATCATCGGATCACTCCCTGCGACGCCGCGTCCTACGACCTGCACCATCCCGTGGTCGGTGCGCTGACTGTCACCCAGCAGACGCTGGCCATTGCGCGCTCGCCTGGTCAGAGTCTGATCGTGGTCACCACCGTCGCGGGGTCACCCTCGGAACGGGCGCTGGCGCTGCTGCGAACTCTGGGCACACCCGTGCACGACCGCGCGTCGTCCGAGAGAGCCCGACTCTGA
- a CDS encoding ABC transporter substrate-binding protein translates to MNTRKLLRQFAVTATSATVLLAAACGSEPAQATDGTTTVRISQAFQSLLYLPLYVAHENGYFQEQGVTVDIATGGGGTQSWTAVLSGSADFSIQDPVFVPKSHENGGPGVVVAAIQNAPSVFVIGRNGGNATLNDPSVFEGKKVVVSPEPDTSWAFMKYLIDQKGLKDVTMVNVALGSELAAVAGGQADLALSFEPTVSQAVVDQGLAVVYSFPANPDWYPFAFSSLTTTEKYLQDNPEPAQGVVTAIAKASKFIYADPEATIDIAAKYFPDLPREVVAAAVEREIDAKGYAEDITVTKESWDRNMEISLFTKNIAAYPSDATSYENNVNTELTTRARDALEAG, encoded by the coding sequence ATGAACACTCGAAAGTTGCTCCGACAGTTCGCCGTTACCGCCACATCGGCGACAGTCCTGCTGGCCGCGGCCTGCGGAAGCGAGCCCGCGCAGGCCACGGACGGTACCACCACGGTGCGAATCAGCCAGGCCTTCCAGTCGCTGCTCTATCTCCCGCTCTACGTCGCGCACGAGAACGGCTACTTCCAGGAACAGGGGGTCACGGTCGACATCGCCACCGGCGGCGGTGGCACCCAGTCCTGGACCGCGGTGCTCAGCGGATCCGCCGACTTCTCCATCCAGGATCCGGTTTTCGTGCCGAAGTCACACGAGAACGGCGGTCCCGGTGTGGTGGTGGCGGCCATCCAGAACGCTCCCTCGGTGTTCGTCATCGGGCGCAATGGCGGCAACGCCACCCTGAACGACCCCTCGGTGTTCGAAGGCAAGAAGGTCGTGGTGAGCCCGGAGCCGGACACCAGTTGGGCCTTCATGAAATATCTGATCGACCAGAAGGGGCTGAAGGACGTCACGATGGTCAACGTCGCGCTCGGCAGTGAACTCGCCGCCGTGGCAGGTGGACAGGCCGACCTGGCACTGTCCTTCGAGCCGACCGTCAGCCAGGCAGTGGTGGACCAGGGCCTTGCGGTCGTCTATTCCTTCCCCGCCAATCCGGACTGGTACCCCTTCGCCTTCTCCAGTCTCACCACCACGGAGAAGTACCTGCAAGACAACCCCGAACCCGCCCAAGGGGTCGTCACCGCCATCGCAAAGGCATCGAAGTTCATCTACGCCGACCCGGAGGCCACCATCGACATCGCCGCAAAGTACTTCCCGGATCTGCCCCGCGAGGTCGTCGCGGCCGCCGTCGAACGGGAGATCGACGCCAAGGGTTACGCAGAGGACATCACAGTGACCAAGGAGTCATGGGACCGCAACATGGAGATCTCGTTGTTCACCAAGAACATCGCGGCCTACCCCTCGGATGCCACGTCGTATGAGAACAACGTCAATACCGAACTGACCACCCGGGCCCGCGACGCACTCGAGGCAGGATGA
- a CDS encoding TetR/AcrR family transcriptional regulator yields MRKGTTDPPPARRPGGRSARVKAQILAATAELVARDGIAGFRYEDVAAAAGVHKASVYRNWPDREELVAEALLRYAEGLASIADTGDIRRDLVDFLVALAAGLETPFGRTLERAIQPTRNDATLRALTRVLDARVAAMRQRVDTAVDRGELPPVDSSFLGEMISGPVHLIVNRGMRMFTPADAERIVDVVLAGIRSQRSDHQQ; encoded by the coding sequence ATGAGGAAGGGGACTACCGACCCTCCGCCAGCGCGGCGTCCCGGCGGCCGTAGTGCGCGGGTCAAGGCGCAAATCCTCGCCGCCACCGCAGAACTCGTGGCGCGTGATGGCATCGCCGGGTTCCGGTATGAGGATGTTGCCGCGGCGGCAGGCGTGCACAAGGCCAGCGTTTACCGTAACTGGCCTGATCGCGAGGAGCTGGTCGCCGAGGCGTTGTTGCGGTATGCCGAAGGCCTCGCCTCGATTGCAGACACCGGCGACATACGCCGAGATTTGGTGGATTTTCTGGTGGCCCTTGCGGCCGGGCTCGAAACACCGTTTGGGCGCACCCTCGAAAGGGCCATCCAACCCACTCGTAACGACGCTACCTTGCGCGCGCTGACCAGGGTGCTCGACGCCCGGGTGGCCGCCATGCGACAGCGGGTGGACACCGCGGTCGACCGAGGCGAACTTCCCCCGGTCGACAGCTCTTTCCTGGGCGAGATGATCTCCGGCCCAGTGCATCTCATCGTCAACCGGGGAATGCGTATGTTCACCCCTGCGGACGCGGAGAGAATCGTCGACGTTGTGCTTGCCGGCATCCGATCACAGCGATCCGATCATCAGCAGTGA
- a CDS encoding acetamidase/formamidase family protein, whose amino-acid sequence MSDVHEIELDLTKSLVDDPRAGHNRWHPDIPAVLRCAPGDTVAMRARDGYDGQITRDSTAADVLAMDTARIHPLTGPVYVEDAEPGDLLVVDVLSVETGDFGATLNIPGFGFLRDEFTEPHVVRWEIADGFARSADLPGVRLPAAPFMGVMGVAPSRELFERSRSAEQQVAREGGLVELPNPASAVPPDLPGDPGRRTICPTEAGGNIDIKHLTAGSRVYLPVWVTGALFSVGDGHFAQGDGESCGAAVETTTRVVLRFDLRKRAATSGGVRYLRFERLTGEPPEVAARPHFAVTGVPVDDGRIHPENLNLATRNALRLMVDHLADERGFTRQQAYALCSVAVDLRISQIVDVPNVLVSAMVPTDIFE is encoded by the coding sequence ATGAGCGACGTGCACGAGATCGAACTGGACCTCACCAAATCACTGGTGGACGACCCGCGGGCGGGTCACAACCGCTGGCATCCAGACATTCCCGCGGTGCTGCGATGCGCGCCGGGCGACACGGTGGCGATGCGTGCGCGCGACGGTTACGACGGTCAGATCACCCGGGATTCGACCGCGGCGGACGTGTTGGCCATGGATACCGCCCGCATCCACCCGTTGACCGGACCCGTGTACGTCGAGGACGCCGAACCCGGTGATCTCCTGGTGGTCGATGTGTTATCGGTGGAGACCGGCGACTTCGGTGCCACCCTGAACATTCCCGGATTCGGTTTCCTGCGTGACGAATTCACCGAACCACACGTCGTGCGCTGGGAGATCGCCGACGGGTTCGCCCGGTCGGCGGACCTGCCAGGCGTACGGTTGCCTGCGGCCCCCTTCATGGGGGTGATGGGGGTAGCGCCGTCACGAGAGTTGTTCGAGCGCAGCAGATCCGCCGAACAACAGGTCGCCCGGGAGGGCGGTCTGGTCGAACTTCCGAATCCCGCCTCGGCGGTGCCACCGGACCTCCCGGGGGATCCGGGGCGGCGCACCATCTGCCCCACCGAGGCCGGCGGCAACATCGACATCAAACACCTGACCGCGGGTAGCCGGGTGTACCTGCCGGTGTGGGTCACGGGCGCATTGTTCTCCGTCGGCGACGGTCATTTCGCCCAGGGCGACGGCGAGTCCTGCGGTGCCGCAGTGGAAACCACCACCAGAGTGGTGCTGCGATTCGACCTGCGCAAGCGGGCAGCGACGTCGGGCGGCGTCCGCTACCTGCGCTTCGAGCGCCTCACCGGCGAGCCACCGGAGGTGGCCGCCCGTCCGCACTTCGCGGTCACCGGTGTACCGGTAGACGACGGCCGGATCCACCCGGAGAATCTCAACCTGGCCACACGAAACGCACTGCGCCTGATGGTCGATCACCTGGCCGATGAGCGCGGGTTCACCCGTCAGCAGGCGTATGCGCTGTGCAGCGTCGCCGTCGACCTGCGCATCAGCCAGATCGTCGACGTGCCCAACGTGTTGGTGTCGGCCATGGTGCCCACCGACATCTTCGAGTGA
- a CDS encoding MFS transporter: MVKQLQDDSVGGDQAHSWSARLVLWAAVLTLANVLADLVIGSPMMVLPQLMEHFDTDQAAWLNAGGMLAGAIWSPLLAKSSDIFGKRRLLLITLLLACAGAVICLLATTLWIFLVGRFFQGAAFAAVFLTVALTQQICKPTVAMTLVGILTSGSSIVGIIEPFVMQPVIESFGFRGVFVAAALLAATAAVCVRLFIPESPIRTGGRIDVAGALLLGCGLGATLAYISLGSDAGWLSGGMVALLTAGVTALAGWVFLALRIDEPIIDIRALSRPVLLTLLALVLAAGSFRSMLQLTGITAQVSPALGLGYGLGGSQALAALLGTANLGIVVGGVGAGWIAGRVGSALPLLGGISVGTAATFGMLAGVALLPLAMACAAMLGVAAGAIGASGYNLATSLEDPERQGMTAGLVSVVLALGSVVVNIAGGEVLKATQLPGLSAGGAAVSTASGVYLYITLAGVLFALAAVPVIAVLRTTFRQSLENLSE; the protein is encoded by the coding sequence ATGGTGAAACAGCTTCAAGATGATTCAGTCGGAGGCGACCAAGCGCACAGCTGGAGCGCCAGGCTCGTCCTCTGGGCAGCGGTTCTGACTCTCGCCAACGTTCTGGCTGATCTGGTCATCGGATCGCCCATGATGGTCTTGCCGCAGTTGATGGAGCATTTCGACACCGATCAGGCGGCCTGGCTCAACGCCGGGGGGATGCTGGCCGGGGCCATCTGGTCACCGCTGCTGGCCAAGAGTTCCGACATCTTCGGTAAGCGCCGGCTACTTCTCATCACCCTTCTCCTTGCCTGCGCAGGGGCCGTGATCTGCCTGCTGGCCACTACCCTGTGGATCTTTCTGGTAGGACGTTTTTTCCAAGGAGCTGCATTCGCCGCGGTCTTCCTCACGGTGGCGCTCACACAGCAGATCTGCAAGCCGACAGTGGCCATGACACTGGTCGGCATTCTGACGTCGGGTTCGTCCATTGTCGGGATCATCGAGCCATTTGTGATGCAGCCTGTCATCGAGTCATTCGGGTTTCGGGGCGTGTTCGTCGCCGCGGCCTTGCTCGCTGCAACCGCCGCGGTCTGTGTGCGCTTGTTCATCCCCGAGTCGCCGATCCGCACCGGCGGCAGGATCGATGTGGCCGGGGCGCTACTTCTCGGTTGCGGCCTCGGCGCGACCCTTGCCTACATCAGCCTCGGCAGTGACGCCGGCTGGTTGTCCGGGGGCATGGTTGCGCTGTTGACTGCCGGTGTCACGGCATTGGCAGGCTGGGTGTTCCTCGCGCTGCGAATCGATGAACCCATCATCGACATCCGGGCATTGTCCCGTCCTGTTCTGCTCACACTGTTGGCACTGGTGTTGGCTGCGGGCTCCTTTCGCAGCATGCTGCAACTGACCGGTATCACCGCCCAGGTCTCCCCTGCACTCGGTCTCGGTTACGGGCTGGGCGGCAGTCAAGCGCTCGCCGCGCTGCTCGGTACGGCCAATCTCGGCATCGTTGTCGGCGGAGTCGGCGCCGGATGGATCGCGGGCCGAGTCGGCTCGGCGCTCCCGCTTCTGGGCGGTATCTCCGTGGGCACCGCTGCGACCTTCGGGATGCTGGCAGGGGTAGCACTGCTGCCGCTGGCGATGGCCTGCGCCGCCATGCTCGGTGTTGCCGCCGGTGCAATAGGCGCCTCGGGCTACAACTTGGCCACCAGCCTCGAAGACCCCGAACGGCAAGGCATGACAGCCGGCCTGGTGTCGGTTGTGCTCGCCCTCGGCTCGGTCGTGGTCAATATCGCCGGCGGGGAGGTACTCAAAGCCACCCAGCTACCGGGCCTCAGCGCAGGTGGAGCCGCGGTCAGCACCGCGTCCGGCGTTTATCTGTACATCACGTTGGCGGGAGTGCTCTTTGCATTGGCAGCGGTGCCGGTCATCGCGGTGTTACGCACCACCTTTCGACAAAGCTTGGAGAATCTGTCCGAATAG
- a CDS encoding SDR family oxidoreductase yields MTTLITGATGAIGASLVRRLASADHAVRAGSRDPRKAAGLGADIVELDLAAPKTFDEALAGVDRIFLYAEPAAIEDFVDCAERAGVRRVVLLSSDSVEMGNAEHNALARHHAHVEKSLGGASFSTTVLRPGTFATMTLDWASFIRAGVPVEQPFWGACLDVIHPEDIADVAERALTDDDLEGLVLPLGGPEVLSFHQQRDTLASLLSRELDWREPNREQAVQHLSRHAPLPLVDAILDYWSQLPRHDHEARRSVERITGRPGRTFRQWASERLDAFR; encoded by the coding sequence GTGACCACACTCATCACCGGCGCCACGGGTGCAATCGGAGCGAGCCTGGTCAGACGGTTGGCTTCGGCCGACCATGCCGTCAGAGCGGGCAGTCGCGATCCCCGCAAGGCGGCAGGGCTGGGCGCCGACATCGTCGAACTGGATCTCGCCGCGCCGAAAACCTTCGACGAGGCATTGGCGGGTGTCGACCGCATCTTCCTCTACGCGGAACCCGCTGCCATCGAGGACTTCGTCGACTGTGCAGAGCGCGCAGGTGTGCGGCGGGTCGTCCTGCTCTCCTCGGACTCGGTGGAAATGGGCAACGCGGAACACAACGCGTTGGCGCGACATCATGCCCACGTCGAAAAGTCCCTTGGTGGTGCGTCTTTCAGCACCACGGTGCTGCGGCCGGGAACGTTCGCCACCATGACGCTCGATTGGGCATCCTTCATCCGCGCCGGAGTCCCGGTCGAGCAGCCCTTCTGGGGAGCCTGTCTCGACGTCATCCATCCCGAGGACATCGCCGACGTGGCCGAGCGCGCGCTCACCGACGACGATCTGGAGGGCCTCGTCCTGCCCCTCGGCGGCCCTGAGGTGCTCAGCTTCCATCAGCAACGCGACACTCTGGCGAGCCTGCTCTCACGAGAACTGGACTGGCGCGAGCCGAACAGAGAACAAGCCGTGCAACACCTTTCGCGGCACGCTCCGCTACCTCTGGTCGACGCTATCCTGGACTACTGGTCGCAGCTGCCGCGGCACGACCACGAGGCGCGGCGATCGGTCGAGCGCATCACCGGACGGCCCGGACGCACGTTCCGGCAGTGGGCCAGCGAGCGGCTCGATGCGTTCCGCTGA
- a CDS encoding TetR/AcrR family transcriptional regulator — protein MERHDRVYEAAIALFVERGFEASSMDEIADRSGLSRSTVFTHFPRKTLFLEEWMRRRRDEARKSARTDGVAGRPLRDVLGAYLDTLATANSAARAEMRALVPPALLHTTMLVDHPVGVDLSALIVETEAVLRPSVRPEQVGRLLALGYVSAMARWVQEEPPVIDLGAELSALLDLVLSGAQPGALT, from the coding sequence GTGGAACGGCACGACCGGGTCTACGAAGCCGCTATCGCGTTGTTCGTGGAGCGTGGATTCGAGGCGTCTTCGATGGACGAGATCGCCGACCGGTCGGGGCTGTCGCGCAGCACCGTCTTCACACACTTTCCCCGCAAGACGCTTTTCCTGGAGGAATGGATGCGGCGACGACGGGACGAGGCCAGGAAGTCGGCGCGAACTGACGGGGTGGCGGGTCGGCCACTTCGGGACGTGCTCGGCGCCTACTTGGACACCCTGGCCACCGCGAACTCCGCTGCCCGTGCGGAGATGCGCGCGTTGGTCCCGCCCGCGCTCCTGCACACGACGATGCTGGTCGACCATCCAGTCGGGGTGGATCTCTCCGCCCTGATCGTGGAAACCGAGGCTGTTCTTCGACCGTCCGTGCGACCCGAACAGGTCGGGCGGCTGCTCGCGTTGGGCTACGTCTCTGCGATGGCGCGGTGGGTCCAGGAGGAACCGCCGGTGATCGATCTGGGAGCCGAACTGAGCGCTTTGCTGGACCTGGTGCTGTCGGGCGCTCAGCCGGGCGCACTCACATAG